The following proteins come from a genomic window of Acinetobacter sp. SAAs474:
- a CDS encoding alpha/beta hydrolase: protein MNSALKLKDSPYTSFMQETKVTLSNGIELHVEMGGNPQNPAILLIMGLGAQLLFWPDFFCKSLIDQGFYVIRYDNRDIGLSSKICYEGPHLNTFKMMGKFTFGLTNQGAPYNLYDMAEDASLLIEQLNLNHVHVVGASMGGMIAQILAAKYPHKVQNLALLFTSNNKPFLPLPRPKQLFSLIGKPESKDKTAIINHTLKVFKTIGSPGLVNPLEAIQTAEKLYQRSYYPTGVLQQFLAILCTGSLLQLNKQIQKPTLVVHGACDRLLPPEHGKAVAKAIPGAKFELIEGMGHDIPPHFIPYLSGLFAHHFKS from the coding sequence ATGAATAGCGCCTTAAAACTTAAGGACTCTCCATATACTTCATTTATGCAGGAAACCAAAGTTACGCTGAGTAACGGAATAGAGCTGCATGTTGAAATGGGGGGTAATCCTCAAAACCCAGCAATCTTACTGATTATGGGGCTGGGTGCCCAATTGCTTTTCTGGCCCGACTTTTTTTGTAAATCACTTATTGATCAAGGTTTTTATGTCATTCGCTATGACAATCGGGATATTGGCCTATCGAGTAAAATTTGCTATGAAGGGCCTCATTTAAATACCTTTAAAATGATGGGAAAATTTACTTTTGGTTTAACAAATCAGGGAGCACCTTATAATTTATACGACATGGCAGAAGATGCATCTTTATTAATTGAACAACTCAATTTAAATCACGTACATGTGGTTGGGGCATCTATGGGAGGTATGATTGCACAAATTTTAGCAGCAAAATATCCACATAAAGTTCAAAATTTAGCGCTGCTGTTTACCAGTAATAATAAACCATTTTTACCCTTACCCCGCCCTAAGCAACTTTTTAGTCTCATTGGCAAACCCGAATCTAAAGATAAAACTGCCATTATCAATCATACACTCAAGGTGTTTAAAACCATTGGATCACCTGGTTTAGTCAATCCACTAGAGGCCATTCAAACCGCAGAGAAATTATATCAGCGAAGTTACTATCCTACGGGCGTACTTCAACAGTTTTTAGCAATACTATGTACAGGATCTTTGCTACAATTAAATAAGCAGATACAAAAACCAACCCTTGTGGTTCATGGCGCTTGTGATCGTTTATTACCACCTGAACATGGTAAAGCTGTTGCGAAAGCAATTCCGGGCGCTAAATTTGAATTAATTGAAGGAATGGGGCATGATATCCCTCCGCATTTTATTCCATATCTTAGCGGATTATTTGCACATCACTTTAAATCATAA
- a CDS encoding FAD-dependent oxidoreductase: MHPIIIIGSGMAGYTVAREFRKLNTEQELLMICMDDGVSYAKPTLSNAFTAQKAPEQIALANAEKMQQQLNMRIETATEVSAIDAIAHTISITKNQLTTTQNYSKLILAVGAEPIRLNITGDGADDIHVINHLNDYRKFRQQLEYCQEKRVVILGAGLIGCEFANDLQNHQHQVTLIDIAEQPLGRLLPQHVAQQFQQNLEALGIQFIFKTTVINITKTEHQTYLITLANGQSLIADIVLSAVGLQPKLSLAQNAMINTHRGIMTNNKLETNQADIYAVGDCAEVNGTLLPYVMPIMQQARALAKTLNGEITDIHYPAMPIAVKTPASPLTILPVPLDINVDWQTEVFADGILAKAIDETATLRGFVLLGATAGKQRLTLVKQVPDLIPLHN, translated from the coding sequence ATGCATCCTATCATCATCATCGGTTCAGGTATGGCAGGCTATACTGTGGCACGGGAATTCCGTAAACTCAATACGGAACAAGAACTGCTCATGATTTGTATGGATGATGGGGTTAGCTATGCAAAACCAACACTTTCTAATGCATTTACGGCACAAAAAGCACCAGAACAAATTGCTCTCGCGAATGCGGAAAAAATGCAACAACAACTCAATATGCGTATTGAAACTGCAACGGAAGTCAGCGCTATTGATGCTATAGCACATACCATTTCAATTACCAAAAATCAATTAACAACCACGCAAAACTATTCAAAATTAATTTTAGCCGTGGGTGCTGAACCGATCCGTCTTAATATCACAGGTGATGGTGCTGATGATATTCATGTCATCAATCACTTAAATGACTATCGTAAATTTCGCCAGCAACTCGAATATTGTCAGGAAAAACGTGTCGTTATTTTAGGTGCGGGGCTTATTGGCTGTGAGTTTGCCAATGATTTACAAAATCATCAGCATCAGGTTACGCTCATCGATATTGCCGAGCAACCTTTAGGACGCTTATTACCACAACATGTCGCACAGCAATTTCAACAAAATCTTGAAGCATTAGGTATTCAGTTTATTTTCAAGACTACGGTCATTAATATCACTAAAACAGAACATCAGACCTATCTGATTACACTCGCGAATGGTCAATCATTGATTGCAGATATTGTGTTATCTGCAGTAGGTCTACAGCCTAAACTATCCTTAGCTCAAAATGCCATGATCAATACCCATCGTGGCATCATGACCAACAATAAACTAGAAACCAATCAAGCCGATATTTACGCAGTAGGTGACTGTGCCGAAGTCAATGGTACATTACTGCCTTATGTGATGCCAATCATGCAACAAGCACGTGCTTTGGCTAAAACACTGAATGGTGAGATCACAGATATTCACTATCCAGCGATGCCAATTGCAGTCAAAACGCCTGCCTCACCACTCACTATTTTACCAGTACCGTTAGACATTAACGTGGATTGGCAAACTGAAGTATTTGCTGATGGTATATTGGCCAAAGCAATAGATGAAACCGCAACATTACGCGGTTTTGTACTGTTGGGTGCAACGGCTGGGAAACAAAGACTTACATTAGTGAAACAAGTCCCCGACTTGATTCCGCTTCACAATTAA
- the rubA gene encoding rubredoxin RubA, which translates to MKKYQCIVCGWIYDEAEGWPQDGIVAGTKWEDIPNDWTCPDCGVSKADFEMVEI; encoded by the coding sequence ATGAAAAAATATCAATGCATCGTTTGTGGTTGGATTTACGACGAAGCTGAAGGTTGGCCACAAGATGGAATTGTAGCAGGAACTAAATGGGAAGATATTCCAAATGATTGGACATGTCCTGATTGTGGCGTGTCAAAAGCAGATTTTGAAATGGTCGAAATCTAA
- a CDS encoding superoxide dismutase: MTTITLPALPYGYEDLAPYISKETLEYHHDKHHNTYVVNLNNLIKGTDLEGKTLEEIITATAGDASKAGVFNNAAQVWNHTFYWNCLAKNGGGKATGALAAKIDEAFGSYEKFAEEFATAATTQFGSGWAWLVADKVNGELSILKTSNADTPLAHGKVAVLTIDVWEHAYYIDFRNARPKYIATFLESLVNWDYANAKYAGLAAGVEK; this comes from the coding sequence ATGACAACGATTACTTTACCAGCTCTACCATATGGCTACGAAGATCTTGCGCCATATATCAGTAAAGAAACTTTAGAATATCATCATGATAAGCACCATAATACTTATGTTGTGAACTTGAACAACCTGATTAAAGGTACAGATCTTGAAGGTAAAACTTTAGAAGAAATCATCACAGCAACTGCAGGTGATGCATCTAAAGCGGGTGTGTTCAATAATGCGGCTCAAGTTTGGAACCATACTTTTTATTGGAACTGCTTAGCTAAAAATGGTGGTGGTAAGGCAACAGGTGCTTTAGCTGCAAAAATTGATGAAGCATTTGGCTCTTATGAAAAATTTGCTGAAGAATTTGCAACAGCAGCTACAACTCAATTTGGTTCAGGCTGGGCTTGGTTAGTTGCTGATAAAGTGAATGGCGAACTTTCTATTCTTAAAACATCAAATGCTGATACACCACTTGCACACGGTAAAGTTGCTGTATTAACAATCGATGTATGGGAACATGCTTATTACATCGATTTCCGTAATGCTCGTCCTAAATACATTGCGACTTTCTTAGAAAGCCTTGTAAACTGGGATTACGCCAATGCGAAATATGCTGGTCTTGCAGCAGGTGTAGAAAAATAA
- a CDS encoding Nif3-like dinuclear metal center hexameric protein gives MAKLDDIIQWCNQTLNSTEFKDYTPNGLQIEGKPEVKKILCAVTASQDAIDAAIAQDADLLLVHHGYFWKGESYPITGMRGKRIKSLIQHDISLVAYHLPLDAHPLLGNNAALVDCLELRNVQALDPSERYPIGNIAELQQPMSPQAFKEFLTERLGFETIHLAAAKAQVHKVGFCSGAAQDFIEKAASQQCDAFISGEVSERTFYQAKELDIHYYACGHHATEKYGVQRLAQAIAAEFNIEWCYFELNNPI, from the coding sequence ATGGCTAAACTCGATGATATTATTCAATGGTGTAATCAAACGCTAAACTCTACAGAGTTTAAAGATTATACACCTAACGGTTTGCAAATTGAGGGCAAGCCTGAAGTAAAAAAAATTCTCTGTGCTGTAACTGCTTCTCAAGATGCAATTGATGCAGCGATTGCACAAGATGCTGACTTACTTTTGGTGCATCATGGTTATTTTTGGAAAGGTGAGTCTTATCCTATTACGGGTATGCGCGGTAAACGTATCAAAAGCTTAATTCAACATGATATTTCTTTAGTTGCTTATCACCTTCCCTTAGATGCACATCCGCTACTGGGCAATAATGCTGCATTGGTAGATTGCTTAGAATTACGCAATGTTCAAGCACTCGATCCAAGCGAACGTTATCCGATTGGTAATATTGCCGAATTGCAACAACCGATGTCACCACAAGCCTTTAAAGAGTTTTTAACTGAGCGTTTAGGTTTTGAAACCATTCATTTGGCAGCTGCAAAAGCACAGGTGCATAAAGTCGGTTTTTGTAGCGGTGCCGCACAAGATTTTATTGAAAAAGCAGCTAGTCAACAATGTGATGCATTTATTTCTGGCGAAGTCAGTGAACGTACCTTTTATCAAGCAAAAGAACTGGATATTCATTATTATGCTTGCGGACATCATGCAACAGAAAAATACGGTGTACAACGTTTAGCCCAAGCAATTGCAGCCGAGTTCAATATTGAATGGTGTTATTTTGAGCTAAATAATCCGATTTAA
- a CDS encoding S1C family serine protease, translating to MRRTFTWLPWVLLIIVIIGFIGWQQLNRPKAPVTPDGVKLPAEKVEPLLDTTRTGAVVSYHSAVKVAAPAVVNIFTTQSVKNVTHPLLTDPAFREFFGNQLPDQFQQGPNQNSLGSGVIVRSDGYILTNNHVIARADKIIVGLNDGRSAEAKVIGTDPDTDLAVIKIDLQNLPVLPFKLSGNEVGDVVLAIGNPFGVGQTVTQGIISATGRSDLSISTYEDFIQTDAAINPGNSGGALIDVAGNLIGVNTAIFSQSGGSMGIGFAISAKVCQQVLNSILKDGRVVRGWLGIQLKVNNSDQNIPGKTQAGGTVAGIIANGPAAQSGLKPGDIILKVNNEEIKSPSHLINYIALQQPNSTVTLLVQRGDERINLEIKIGERVAQQNTGKQYIPLPE from the coding sequence GTGCGTCGAACCTTTACATGGTTACCTTGGGTATTACTCATTATTGTCATTATTGGTTTTATTGGATGGCAGCAACTCAATAGACCAAAAGCGCCTGTGACTCCAGATGGTGTGAAATTACCTGCCGAAAAAGTTGAACCTTTGCTGGATACAACACGTACCGGTGCGGTTGTTTCTTATCATTCAGCAGTGAAAGTCGCTGCGCCTGCTGTTGTGAATATTTTTACAACGCAAAGTGTTAAGAATGTAACGCATCCATTATTAACCGATCCAGCATTCCGTGAATTTTTTGGTAATCAACTTCCAGATCAATTTCAACAAGGGCCGAATCAAAATAGTTTAGGATCTGGTGTAATTGTACGTTCAGATGGTTATATTTTAACAAATAATCATGTTATTGCACGTGCAGATAAGATTATTGTGGGATTAAATGATGGTCGTTCTGCTGAGGCAAAAGTGATTGGTACAGATCCTGATACTGATTTGGCCGTGATTAAAATTGATTTACAAAATTTACCGGTATTGCCATTTAAATTGAGTGGTAATGAAGTCGGTGATGTGGTCTTGGCCATTGGTAACCCTTTTGGAGTGGGACAAACCGTTACTCAAGGTATTATCTCTGCAACAGGTCGTTCTGATTTAAGTATTAGTACTTATGAAGACTTTATTCAAACAGATGCAGCGATTAATCCAGGAAATTCTGGTGGTGCACTCATCGATGTTGCCGGTAATTTAATTGGGGTCAATACTGCAATATTTTCGCAATCTGGCGGTTCAATGGGTATTGGTTTTGCGATTTCAGCAAAAGTATGCCAACAAGTATTAAATTCTATTTTAAAAGATGGTCGTGTTGTTCGTGGTTGGTTAGGTATTCAACTTAAAGTGAATAATTCAGATCAAAATATTCCAGGTAAAACACAGGCTGGTGGTACAGTTGCTGGCATTATTGCCAATGGACCAGCAGCTCAATCAGGTCTTAAACCGGGCGATATTATTTTAAAAGTGAATAATGAAGAGATTAAATCACCATCACATCTGATTAACTATATTGCATTACAGCAGCCAAATAGTACGGTGACATTATTGGTACAACGTGGCGATGAGCGTATTAATCTAGAGATTAAAATTGGTGAACGTGTTGCACAGCAAAATACTGGTAAGCAATATATTCCTTTACCAGAATAA
- a CDS encoding Tim44-like domain-containing protein produces MEVRQRGLIAGILTAALLVAPLTAEAKRAGGGKSQGMQRSAAPTQSYQQPRQATPTPQPATPAQQKSGPGVGGMVAAGVAGAAIGAVAANALADDKPAAQAASDAQSQQAAQPEEKGGLPGWLWIVLIAAIAFFLFRKFGGKKKVATHNPYAPNNGAAQAPFGQSPQAGRPSNDNTNIFGQNVAGSSAASTMTSAPFAAASTSSGNQLPDGTEPAAFLRVARQRFNHIQSMNSANNITEIQRYLTPDLYQSMYQDIMANQDQDVAEFSNLNAMVTETATENGQYIVSVRFTGTVSEDLNSLPQPFAEIWHFVKPAGSSQDWLVAGIQQEN; encoded by the coding sequence ATGGAAGTTCGACAGCGTGGTTTAATTGCTGGTATTTTAACTGCGGCTTTATTGGTTGCGCCTTTAACAGCAGAAGCAAAACGTGCCGGTGGTGGTAAAAGCCAAGGTATGCAACGTTCTGCAGCACCAACTCAGTCTTACCAACAACCTCGTCAAGCAACTCCGACCCCACAACCCGCTACGCCTGCTCAACAAAAATCAGGTCCTGGTGTGGGTGGTATGGTTGCTGCTGGTGTCGCTGGTGCTGCAATAGGTGCAGTCGCAGCTAATGCACTCGCAGATGACAAACCAGCAGCCCAAGCAGCATCTGATGCACAAAGCCAACAAGCAGCACAACCAGAAGAAAAAGGCGGTTTACCAGGTTGGTTGTGGATTGTTTTAATTGCCGCAATTGCATTCTTTTTATTCCGTAAATTCGGTGGAAAAAAAAAAGTAGCAACTCATAATCCATATGCACCAAACAATGGTGCAGCACAAGCACCCTTTGGGCAATCACCACAGGCTGGTCGCCCATCAAATGACAATACCAATATTTTTGGTCAAAATGTTGCCGGTTCATCTGCTGCTTCAACTATGACTTCAGCACCGTTTGCTGCAGCATCAACCAGCAGTGGTAATCAACTACCAGATGGTACTGAACCTGCCGCATTCTTACGTGTAGCACGCCAGCGTTTTAATCATATTCAGTCAATGAACAGTGCAAATAACATTACAGAAATTCAGCGCTACTTAACGCCAGATCTTTATCAGTCAATGTATCAAGACATCATGGCAAATCAAGATCAAGACGTTGCCGAATTTTCTAATCTTAATGCGATGGTGACTGAAACAGCCACTGAAAATGGTCAATATATCGTCAGCGTCCGCTTTACTGGTACAGTAAGTGAAGATTTAAATAGCTTACCGCAACCTTTTGCTGAAATCTGGCATTTTGTTAAACCTGCTGGTTCTAGCCAAGATTGGTTAGTGGCAGGGATTCAACAAGAAAACTAA
- the radA gene encoding DNA repair protein RadA, which produces MAKVKTLYRCEQCGTDHSKWAGQCTDCGAWNALTEVSIAPTPHRAQPKMGGGYAGQTATISMLNQISVSQETRLATGIAEFDRVLGGGLVTGSVVLIGGDPGIGKSTILLQTATHMATSQSSALYVTGEESLSQVALRAQRLDLATDQLKVMAETCVERICEVLAQHRPAVAILDSIQTLYTETLQSAPGGVSQIRESAALLTRFAKNSGTALFLVGHVTKEGALAGPRVLEHMVDCVLYFEGQTDSRYRMIRAVKNRFGAVNELGVFAMTDKGLREVSNPSAIFLSRYDEAIPGSIVMISREGTRPLLVEVQALVDDAHGQPRRVALGLEQNRLNMLLAVMHRHGGIQTSGQDVYVNVVGGLKITETGSDLAVLLACASSLRGKALPQQLAVFGEVGLSGEIRPVPNGQERLKEAIKHGFKYIIVPRANAPQKSIAGVQIIAVARLHQALTAAMDLTEL; this is translated from the coding sequence ATGGCTAAAGTTAAAACTCTCTATCGTTGTGAACAATGTGGTACAGACCACTCAAAATGGGCAGGACAATGCACAGATTGTGGTGCATGGAATGCTTTAACTGAAGTCAGTATTGCACCTACACCGCATCGAGCACAACCTAAAATGGGTGGGGGTTATGCTGGACAAACAGCAACGATAAGCATGCTCAATCAAATTTCAGTATCCCAAGAAACACGTTTAGCAACAGGTATTGCCGAATTTGATCGTGTATTAGGTGGTGGACTGGTCACAGGTTCTGTTGTTTTAATTGGTGGTGATCCAGGAATTGGCAAATCTACAATTCTATTACAAACTGCCACGCATATGGCAACCTCTCAAAGTTCTGCATTATACGTCACAGGTGAGGAATCCTTATCACAAGTCGCTTTACGTGCACAGCGTTTAGACTTGGCAACTGACCAACTGAAAGTTATGGCAGAAACTTGTGTAGAACGAATCTGTGAAGTATTGGCACAACATCGTCCTGCTGTCGCAATTCTAGATTCTATTCAAACCTTATATACTGAAACCCTACAGTCTGCACCGGGCGGTGTATCACAAATTCGTGAATCAGCAGCGCTATTAACACGATTTGCAAAAAATAGTGGTACTGCACTTTTTCTTGTTGGTCATGTCACCAAAGAAGGTGCGCTTGCAGGTCCTCGTGTCTTAGAACATATGGTTGATTGTGTTTTATATTTTGAAGGACAGACGGATTCACGTTATCGTATGATTCGCGCAGTTAAAAACCGCTTTGGTGCTGTCAATGAGCTTGGTGTTTTTGCCATGACGGATAAAGGATTACGCGAAGTTTCCAATCCATCTGCGATTTTTTTAAGCCGTTATGATGAAGCTATTCCAGGTTCAATTGTCATGATCAGTCGTGAAGGCACTCGCCCTCTTCTGGTCGAAGTTCAGGCATTGGTGGATGATGCACATGGTCAGCCTAGACGTGTTGCATTAGGTCTAGAGCAAAATCGCTTGAATATGCTGTTGGCTGTAATGCATCGACACGGTGGTATACAAACCTCAGGTCAAGATGTATATGTCAATGTGGTCGGTGGACTTAAAATTACTGAAACAGGTTCCGATCTAGCCGTACTGCTTGCCTGTGCATCGAGTTTAAGAGGAAAAGCCTTACCACAGCAATTGGCAGTATTTGGAGAGGTTGGTCTGTCAGGCGAAATTCGTCCCGTACCGAATGGGCAAGAGCGCTTAAAAGAAGCAATTAAACATGGTTTTAAATACATTATTGTGCCACGGGCTAATGCACCGCAAAAAAGTATTGCAGGCGTCCAAATTATTGCGGTTGCAAGACTACATCAAGCACTGACAGCTGCAATGGATTTAACAGAATTGTAA
- a CDS encoding MFS transporter yields MKTADLTQSNSRASLQAWLAVIAVALAIFIVVSAEMLPIGLLTPIAESMQQPLGNTSLIISMPSLIAAITAPCVILIFNHINRRKLLLLFMLILFVSTLTFAIADAFYWLLFARVLFGIAMGGIWSLAGSLAVRLVPTAQVGLATSIIFSGVAAASVLGVPMGVYLGDLFGWRMAFISLAGCIAIIFLMLWWSLPSLAVQQRNSWKNALIVLKKTSIIIGLALTLLIVTGQFASYTFIRPLLQEMAHFPDSAIGILLLIYGIFGILGNFILGFTIQKFLWQTLFVIASLLSITLFLFMFLGHSPLLSILLLFIWGLAYGGVSVSLMTWMIRSAPDHIELGSAFNIAIFNLSIGLGAFLGGVIYDGIGLEINLVFSCILTCLAAILVLSYRHR; encoded by the coding sequence TTGAAAACTGCGGATCTTACTCAATCAAACTCCCGAGCAAGTTTACAAGCTTGGCTCGCTGTTATCGCTGTTGCTTTGGCCATTTTTATTGTGGTGAGTGCTGAAATGCTACCGATTGGCTTATTAACGCCGATTGCAGAAAGTATGCAACAACCCTTAGGAAATACCAGTCTAATTATTTCGATGCCATCTCTGATTGCCGCGATAACTGCACCCTGTGTCATTTTAATATTCAATCATATTAATAGACGTAAGTTATTGCTTTTATTCATGTTGATATTATTTGTTTCTACACTAACATTTGCGATAGCCGATGCTTTTTATTGGTTACTATTTGCTCGTGTATTGTTTGGTATTGCCATGGGAGGCATCTGGTCTTTGGCAGGAAGTCTTGCCGTTCGTTTAGTCCCAACAGCTCAAGTTGGACTTGCCACATCAATTATTTTTAGCGGTGTTGCGGCTGCCTCTGTATTAGGGGTACCTATGGGTGTCTATTTGGGAGATTTATTTGGCTGGCGGATGGCTTTTATTAGCTTAGCTGGCTGTATTGCCATCATTTTCCTAATGTTATGGTGGTCATTGCCATCACTTGCTGTACAGCAACGAAATAGCTGGAAAAATGCTCTTATTGTTTTAAAAAAAACCAGTATTATTATTGGTTTGGCATTAACCTTATTGATCGTAACCGGGCAGTTTGCAAGCTATACCTTTATTCGGCCTCTGCTACAAGAAATGGCTCATTTTCCAGATTCAGCGATTGGAATATTACTGCTTATCTATGGCATTTTTGGGATTTTAGGTAACTTTATTTTAGGGTTTACCATTCAAAAATTTCTTTGGCAAACCTTATTTGTCATTGCTTCATTATTAAGTATTACTTTATTTTTATTTATGTTTCTAGGTCACTCACCCTTGTTAAGTATTCTGTTGTTATTTATTTGGGGACTTGCCTATGGGGGTGTTTCAGTCTCATTAATGACTTGGATGATTCGTTCAGCCCCTGATCATATTGAACTCGGATCTGCATTTAATATTGCCATATTTAATCTTTCAATCGGCTTGGGTGCATTTTTAGGTGGCGTAATTTATGATGGCATTGGCTTAGAAATAAACCTTGTTTTTTCCTGTATATTGACCTGTTTAGCAGCGATTTTAGTCTTGAGTTACCGTCATCGCTAG
- a CDS encoding GNAT family N-acetyltransferase: MQIQFQRLTKICHQDIITLHTHPRVLQHMPLAKGVIFDQVQCLAWIQEKEQQWQQYGYGPWAFLVNGKFAGWGGLQYEQGDADLALVLHPQYWGLGRNIFHQIIKMAFMQMGLESVTILLPPTRTKLKAIGLLGFQFENETMIDGEKFLKYRLNRSFFSKK, from the coding sequence TTGCAGATTCAGTTTCAACGTTTAACAAAAATTTGTCATCAGGATATTATTACGCTACATACTCATCCACGTGTACTGCAACATATGCCTTTGGCAAAAGGTGTGATTTTTGATCAGGTACAATGTTTAGCGTGGATCCAAGAAAAAGAACAACAATGGCAGCAATATGGCTATGGGCCTTGGGCATTTCTTGTCAATGGAAAATTTGCAGGTTGGGGAGGATTGCAATATGAACAAGGGGATGCTGATTTAGCTTTAGTACTGCATCCACAATATTGGGGACTTGGTCGCAATATTTTTCATCAAATCATCAAAATGGCGTTTATGCAAATGGGTCTTGAATCTGTTACCATTTTATTGCCACCGACAAGAACTAAATTAAAAGCCATTGGCTTATTAGGTTTTCAGTTTGAAAATGAAACAATGATTGACGGTGAAAAATTTTTAAAATATCGACTGAATCGCTCATTTTTCAGTAAAAAATGA
- a CDS encoding LysR substrate-binding domain-containing protein, with protein sequence MKRRHLPSLNALKAFEAVARHQSFSLAAEELCVTHSAISHQIKYLEQWFDQKLFIRHSSKISLHHNAVALANLCTDLFNQLETSVMALNQQSAEVEIVIGASHSFMANWLIARLEKLELCYPHIHIKLMICNELKNLEKNKVDIFINSLHMNTALTEPFEKHLLFADNMGPVYNHKLYQPQHIEDLLQYPRLHTHSNQQAWSIWCNRNNLDSLTKTHDRYFDHLNLMIEAAVSGLGIAIAPEILVEKEILNQRLSAPFGFHFCDYHFYAIIRKNADRHNLIEIIDWLKHTA encoded by the coding sequence ATGAAACGTAGACATTTACCCTCATTAAATGCATTAAAAGCATTTGAAGCCGTGGCAAGACATCAAAGTTTTAGCTTAGCGGCAGAAGAATTATGTGTGACCCATAGTGCAATCAGCCATCAAATTAAATATTTAGAACAATGGTTTGATCAAAAACTGTTTATCCGACATTCATCCAAGATTTCACTTCATCACAATGCAGTAGCTTTAGCGAATCTTTGCACTGATCTGTTTAATCAATTAGAAACCTCTGTGATGGCTTTAAACCAGCAATCGGCCGAAGTAGAAATTGTGATTGGTGCATCACATAGTTTTATGGCCAATTGGCTCATTGCTCGCTTAGAAAAACTGGAGCTTTGCTATCCACATATCCATATTAAATTAATGATATGTAATGAGTTAAAAAATTTAGAAAAAAATAAAGTTGATATTTTTATCAATAGCTTACATATGAATACTGCATTAACTGAGCCATTTGAAAAACATCTATTATTTGCCGATAATATGGGACCCGTTTATAACCATAAACTTTATCAACCACAACATATTGAAGATTTATTGCAATATCCGCGACTCCATACACATTCTAATCAACAAGCTTGGTCAATCTGGTGTAATCGCAACAATTTGGATAGTTTAACAAAAACCCATGATCGTTATTTCGATCACTTGAATTTAATGATAGAAGCCGCTGTTTCTGGATTAGGGATCGCAATAGCACCTGAAATTTTAGTCGAAAAAGAAATCCTTAACCAAAGACTGTCCGCACCTTTTGGTTTTCATTTCTGTGATTATCATTTTTATGCCATTATTCGAAAGAACGCTGATCGTCATAATCTTATTGAAATTATTGACTGGTTGAAACATACAGCTTAG